The sequence GGCCGGCACGGCCTGGGCATGTCGGACCAGATCGAGAACCGGATCATCGAGGCCAAGAGCCGGGGCATCTACGAGGCGCCGGGCATGGCGCTGCTGCATGCCGCGTACGAACGGCTGGTCAACGCCATCCACAACGAGGACACCCTGGCGAACTACCACAACGAGGGCCGCCGCCTCGGTCGGCTGATGTACGAGGGCCGCTGGCTGGACCCGCAGGCGCTGATGCTGCGCGAGTCGTTGCAGCGCTGGGTCGGCACGGCGGTCACCGGCGAGGTGACGTTGCGGCTGCGCCGGGGCGAGGACTACTCGATCCTGGACACCACCGGCCCGGCGTTCAGTTACCACCCCGACAAGCTGTCGATGGAGCGTACCGAGGACTCGGCGTTCGGCCCGTCGGACCGGATCGGCCAGCTCACCATGCGCAACCTGGACATCGCCGACTCGCGGGCGAAGCTGGAGCAGTACGCCACCCTCGGCATGGTCGGCGGCGCGGCCCCCCAGCGGATGGTCGGCGCCGCGCAGGCAGCCTCGACTGGTCTGATCGGTGCGATGCCACAGGGCGGCGCGGAAGCCATCGCCTCCCGGGGCGTCTCCTCCGCCGCCGACGAGGCACTCGACCGCGCCGCGATGGAGTTCGGCGTCGACTGAGCGACGCCTCGGGAAGGGCCTGCTGGGACGCGCTGCCCGGTTTTCCGCCCGGCGCCTGCGTACCTCGGCGACCGACCGGGCCGGCGACGGGTAGTCGAGTTTCCAGGTCACGGACGGTAACGTGTCGCCCGTGTTCCCCACCGTGCGTGAGGTGCTTGCCCTGGTGCCGGTACGCCATGGCGCCCCGCGCCTGGTGGCCGGCGACGCAGGCCTGGACCGGCCGGTCCGCTGGGTGCACGTCGCCGAGGTGCCGGACATCGCCACCCTGCTCGGCGGCGGCGAACTGGTGCTCACCACCGGTATCGGGCTGCCGGCCGACGACGCCGGGCTGCGCGCCTTCATCGGCGACCTGGCCGATGTGGGTGTCTCCGGGCTGGTGGTGGAGCTGGGCCGCCGCTACGTCAGCGGGGTGCCGCGGGTGATGGCCGCCGCCGCCGAGCGGCGCGGGCTGCCCCTGGTCGAGCTGCGCCGGGCCATTCCATTCGTGCGGATCACCGAGGCGGTGCACGCGCTGATCGTGGACGCCCAGCTCACCGAGCTGCGGGCCACCGAGGAGATCCATCAGCGGTTCACCGAGCTGTCGGTGGAGGGTGCCGACGCCGCGGAGGTGGTGCGGCAGGCGGCCGAGCTGTCCGGGTGCCCGGTGGTGCTGGAGAACCTCTCCCGGCAGGTGCTCGCGTACGACCCGGCGGGGGAGAGCGCCGAGCTGCTGCTGGAGCGCTGGGAGCAGCACTCGCGGCGGATCCGTCCCGCCGGGCGGACCGCGTACGACCCGGACAGCGGGTGGCTGGTGACCACGGTCGGCGCCCGGGGCGAGGACTGGGGGCGGCTGCTGCTGCGCTGGCCGGCCGGCGGCGAGCTGACCACCGGCGGCCCCGGCCGGCTGCCGGCGACCGACGAGGCCGTCGCGGAGCCGGCCCCGCTCGACGCGCGCGACGCCACCCGGCCGGCCCCGCCCAGCCGGCTCACCATCCTCGTCGAGCGGGCCGCCTCCACTCTCGCGCTCGGCCGGCTGATCCGGCGCGACGCCGAGGGGCTGGAACGGCAGATCCACCGCACCCTGCTCACCGCGCTGATCGACCACTCCCGTCCGGTCGACGAGGTGGCGCTGCGGGCCAAGGCCCTCGGCGTGACGCTGGACCGCCGCCACCTGGTCGGCGTCGTGGTGCGGTACCGGGCCGACGACGCGGCGGAGGCCGCCGAGCCCGGACCGGAGGCGGGCCCGGCCCGGCTGCGCGACCTCGCCGAGTCGGTCGGCCAGGCGCTCCGGGAGGCCAAGCTCACCGCCCTGACCAGCGCCGTCGACGACCATGCCGTGGGCGCGCTGCTCGCGCTCGCCGACCCGGCCGCCGAGGCACGGGCACTCGCCGCGTTCGCCGCCGCGCTGCGCCGGCTACGCCTCGACACCACCCCGGCCCGCCCGCCGAGCCCGCGGACCGCCCCCCGCCCGGTCGACGCGGCCCCTCGTCCCGTCGCCGTCGGCGCGCCGCACGACGGGCGGGCCGGCTTGTCGTGCG comes from Micromonospora viridifaciens and encodes:
- a CDS encoding PucR family transcriptional regulator → MFPTVREVLALVPVRHGAPRLVAGDAGLDRPVRWVHVAEVPDIATLLGGGELVLTTGIGLPADDAGLRAFIGDLADVGVSGLVVELGRRYVSGVPRVMAAAAERRGLPLVELRRAIPFVRITEAVHALIVDAQLTELRATEEIHQRFTELSVEGADAAEVVRQAAELSGCPVVLENLSRQVLAYDPAGESAELLLERWEQHSRRIRPAGRTAYDPDSGWLVTTVGARGEDWGRLLLRWPAGGELTTGGPGRLPATDEAVAEPAPLDARDATRPAPPSRLTILVERAASTLALGRLIRRDAEGLERQIHRTLLTALIDHSRPVDEVALRAKALGVTLDRRHLVGVVVRYRADDAAEAAEPGPEAGPARLRDLAESVGQALREAKLTALTSAVDDHAVGALLALADPAAEARALAAFAAALRRLRLDTTPARPPSPRTAPRPVDAAPRPVAVGAPHDGRAGLSCDRDGSSRPAPAGGPRLPGPASVIIAAGSGVGSLREAGRSLVEARQIAEAARRDRRDLPIFRLPHVGLAGLLHLLRDEPRLQTFVERELGALLAYDARHPREQLLGTLRAYLEQGRNKSAAAAAAHLSRPAFYERLARIGRILDANLDSVEVCLSLHVALLALDAVRAP